A window of Maioricimonas rarisocia genomic DNA:
TTTGTGAACGACGGCGACCAGCAGAAACAGGATGTAGCCGACTTCGTACTGCCGCGGGCGGCTGTACATCTCGCAGCGTGGGCAGGTCTGGATTTCCTGTTCGCCGGTGGGCCGTTCGGTGGGATCGAGTGTGCCGATCGCCTGGCAGAACGGGCAGAAAATCTGCGGGGATTCCGGCATTCGCGAGAGGACGACGGTGGCGGTGCAGTACGGGCACTGCTCATCGCGGTAGAGGTGCCCTTCTCCCTTCTTACTGAGTTCTTCCTGCTCCTGCTTTGCCCAGGCGGCGCTGCGGGCGACGTCGATCAGCAGTTTCAGCTTGCGCGTCTCCCGTTTGGGATGGGGCTGGATGCCGAGTGGCACCTGCTGCCCCTGGTTGTTGATGGCGACGATCCACATGCGGCGGTCGCGGACTTCGACATGCGCGATGACATTCGCCGGGACGTCGATCTTGTCCAGCTTGAGGATGTTGCCGTCGAATGTGCCCCGCTTCTTCAGCAGTCCACTCGGCTGGCCATGGTCGTCGAGCCATTGAAACTTGAACGAATGCGGTTCGGCCTGCGTGTCCGTCATCAAGTCCCCCGGAGGTGTCGATTGCGAAGCGCCTCAATCGTCGACTGCGGACCCGTGCGGCCGACAGCCGATGTGCGGGACATGCGAGCGGTCCCGTCGGATGTTCAACAGCTTACGCGGCGAGAAGTCGCGCCTCCACCCCGGCAGAGAGGGCAGGCATGGAAGCGACGGGCCGATGATTGAGAAACTGTGAAGGTCGGGCCGGCAGAGGGGAGCAGAAACCGAGGGCACGCGAGCGCCGCCGTGCGCTCGCGTGCGTGTTTTCGGTCAGAACATGCTGACGTGTGCTTCGTCGGTTTCGAGCGGAGTGAACGAAGGTTCCCAACCGCTGTCCCGGGATGCCTTGCCCGACGTCGCGGAGCGATTCCCGATGTACCGACGGTTGCTCGTCATACGGAACAGGACGAACCGGACCATCACCAGGATGACCACGGTGGCGGCCAGAAATGCGATGGCGGTTGTCATGATTCTCTCCTTGATCTGGGGTCTCACCAACGTAAACGCTCGGCCCCCTCTGGCGGATCACCCATTCGGAGCGGATTCGGCGGCGGATGTTCGCGCAAGACCCTTCCGCTACAGCATGTAACGCACTCACCCGCTGCATCTTACGTGGATTTCGGGAATTCGCCCTCGGCGGCTGGATTCGAGCTGCGGTCTTCCGGGTTGGCCCTCGCTGCGGTCCGGCCGGCGATACTGATACAATCCATCCGGCTACTGCTTCTGAAGATCTGGAGACCATTGATGATCGATCGTCGTCGCTTTCTTGGTACGTCTGCCGTCGCCGGAATCTCCTGGTTGAGTCTTCCTGCAATTCCCGTTTTCGGGGCCGAATCGCAGCGACCTGCTGCGAAGAGTGGACCGGAATACGAGGTGGACCGGCATGTGGCGGCCCGGCTGTTTGACGGTGAGCGGTGCTGGTGTCATCCGCGGGCGGGGATCGTCCCCGGTGCAGGGCATAATGGTGCACCGCGTGTCGTGATGACGATGAACACGCTGCATCTGGAAGGGAGCGACGTTTTCAAGGGGATGTACAGCCTCTACACGGACGATCTCGGGAAGACTTGGACGGAGCCAACCGCGCGGGAGTCGCTGGCACCGCGCACTGAGGTGATCGACGGGGTGGAGCGTCCGGTGGCGGTCAGTGATTTCTGGCCGGGCTGGCACAAACAGACGAAGACGCTGCTCGGGACCGGTCACACTGTGGTCTATACGCCGGACTGGAAGGTGCGGAATCCGCGTCCCCGGCACACGTCGTATTCGATCTACGATCCTGCCTCGGACAAGTGGTCGGACTGGCAGAAGATGGAAATGCCGGCCAGTGACGAGTTCGCCGACTCCGGCGCGGGCTGTGTGCAGCGGTACGATCTGCCGGACGGCGACATCCTGCTGCCGATCTACTATCGGCCGCCGGGGAAGAACTCGCGGGTGACGGTGGCGCGATGTGCGTTTGACGGCAAAGTGCTGAGCTACGTCGAGCATGGCAATACCTTGAGCGTCGACGACAACACGCGTGGACTGCACGAGCCGTCGATCGCCCGGCTGGGGGATACGTTCTACCTGACGATCCGCAACGACAAGACGGCCTTCGTCACGCGAAGCGAAGATGGCCTGCAGTACGAGCCGATGCGAAAGTGGACGTTCGAGGACGGCAGCGAACTGGGGAGCTACAACACTCAGGCGCACTGGGTGACGCACGACGATGTGCTGTACCTCGTCTACACGCGGCGGGGTGCGAACAACGACCATGTGTTCCGGCATCGGGCGCCGCTGTTCATGGGGCAGGTCGATCCGGAGCGGATGTGCGTCATTCGCGATACCGAGCAGATACTGGTGCCGGAACGGGGGGCCCGGCTGGGGAACTTCGGCGTGACCGACATCAGCCCGGACGAGACCTGGGTGACGGTCGCCGAATGGATGCAGCCCCGCGGCGTCGAGAAGCACGGCAGCGACGGGAGTGTGTTTGTGGCGGAGATTGAGTGGGTAGTGGGTAGGAGTTAGGAAACAGGAAACAGGAGGTAGGAAACAGGAGGTAGGAAACAGGAGGTAGGAAACAGGAAAGCCCGCTGGTCGAGAGCCGCGGGCCAACGGGGGAGGATTCGCGAGTTGGAAACGGATCAGCTACTCTGAGGGAACAGGCCGTTCGCACCCCGTTTTCGTCAGATTGATCAGACATCCACATGAAGTGGGTCGGAATTCAACGCAATCCCCGCTCCGGAGCCGGCGGACAGCATCCCCGGTTGATGGAACTGATCGCCGGGTTGCGGGAGTACGGATTGCGGCCACGTTTGTTCTCCCGGCCGGCCGAGCTGGATGCCGCGGTTGCCGATTCGGACCGGCGTGCGACCCTGCACGGCCTCATTGCGGCGGGTGGCGACGGCACGCTGCTGCATCTGATCAACCGTCACGGGGACATTCCGATCGGCCTGCTGCCGCTGGGAACCGAGAACCTGGTCGCGCACTACCTGAAGATACCGCGCTGTGGCCGAACGGTCGCGAAGATTGTCGCCGAGGGACACCAGCAGCGATTTGACGTCGGGCGGCTGGGGATGCAGCGGTTTCTCGTGATGGCGAGTGCCGGCATTGATGCCGACATCATCCGCAGGGCACACGAGCAGCGGACCGGTCACATCACGCGGGCGGCGTATGTCGCGCCGATCCTCGCATCGCTGGGGTACTACCATCATCCGGAGCTGCGGGTCTATGTCGATGATGACCCGACACCCGTGACGGGCCGCATCGTCGTCGCCGCGAATCTGCCGATGTACGCGCTGGGCCTCCGTGTCGTGCCGACGGCCCGTCCGGACGACGGACTGCTGGACGTGCGGGTCTTTCAGCGGGGGACGGCACTGCAGGTGATGCGCTACTTCGCGCTGCTGCAGACGGCGGCCCATGAATACGTGGCCGACGTGGTGCACCTGCAGGCGCGGAAGATCCGGATCGAATCGGACGAGCCGGTTCCGATGCAGATCGACGGCGACCCGGCCGGGCGGACGCCGGCTGAAGTGACGGTCGACGCGGCGGCGGCGCAGCTGTTTGTGCCGGAGTCGTTCCGGCTGATTGCCGGCTGATCGATCGTTCGCTGCTTCAGGGGATGACCAGACCGACCTGGTTTTCGCCGGCTTCGACATTCACTTCCAGGTCGGACGTTGCTTCGTTCCAGTATTTGTCGGGGATCGTCGTGTCGATCGTGACGGGAACGGCCGACGTGGCATTGGGATCGGCCCGCGGTGCGAAGAAGGCGACGTAGGTGCCGGTCGGGATCCCTTCGGTCACGTGAAACGTGCCGTCCGGCTGGATCGGTGCCGTAGCCCCCTGCCCTGTCGACGTGCTGAGCAGCACGACGTCGTTCTTGCCGGTGTAGGTTTTGCCGTCGACTTCGATCGTGCCTCGGACGGTTCCTTTCGGTATGGGTGGTTCGCCACAGCCTGCGACCAGCAGGAGGGTGGCAAGGGCTGCCATGGTGACGCGGTGCATTGAAGTGTGACTCCGCAGGTGTTGTTGGGGGGGCGTGGGGCTTGTTCGCGACGCTTGGTGGATTGCTTCCGCTCCCTCACGGTCGCGGCTCGTGGTGTTTCGAACTCCAACTGCGAGCCTGGTGCCGGGACCAGGTCCAGACTGCTTTCGGTGAACCGAATGCCGCTTGATGTTACCCCCGAGCTCACGCTCGGGGCTCGCCTGGTGTCAACGGTGCGTTGAGCGTGGGCCACTCCATCCGCCAGCCAGGTGCTGGAACCCGTCCCAGCCTCCTTTCCCGAAGCTCGTCAGTGCTGAAAACGGTTGCACGTCGGCGTTCGTCAGGCGGTGCCTGGGCTACGGCTTCAGCCACGGCTGCACGGATCACAGAGCCGTGGCACCCTCCGTTGGATGCTGGTACAGATGCTTCGTGTGCCTTCGGCACCCAGACACTTCGTGTGTCCGGGCCAACCGTAGTGCAAGGTGGGGCCGACATCTCTGTCTGCCCGTACGGCATGCCCACGCGGCTTCGCCGTGAGGGCATGGCACCCGTTTTCACCCCCGAGCTGACGCTCGGGGCTCGCCTGGTCGCGAGTCGTGGGCTGCAATAACGCATGCGAGTCGGCGATCGTCAGGCGGTGCCTGACCTACGGGCTGACGTTCGGGGTTCGCCTGTTGCGAATGTCGCGACCCGAGACGCCTGCACGTCGGTGTTCGTCAGGCGATGCCTGGGCTACGGGGTTCGTCTGGGCATCAATGGTGCGATGAGTTCCGGCCATGCGTCTGCGTGGCTTCGCTCGCGATGCTCACTCCAGCCACGGCCCCCCATTGCTGCGAGCCGTCAGAAGGCGCTGATCGGTTCGCCGTCGTAACGGATGCAGAGCCGCTTGAGTGTCATGAAGTCGAGGTTCTCCGAGAGGAAGCGTACGCTGCCGTCGGTCAGCAGGATCTGCAGGCCCCCTTCATGCTCGGAGTTGATGATGGTGTTGTTGCGGTACTTGGTCTCGTTGGCTCCAGTCTGAACGATGTCGGAGTTCGGGGCGAAGCGGACGCACGTCGAGCCGGCCTGCCAGAGGTCGGTGCAGGAGGAGCCGGTCACCCGCGAGAAGTTTCGGGCGCCGTGCCATCCGCCGTAGTAGTTGGCCGTCAGATTGCGTCCGTTCGTCAGTCCGGATTGCTCAGCCACGATGATGGTGTTGCTGGAGCCGTCGAGAGCGTCCCGCATGCGAAGGGTTTCGTTGGGGGCCAGCATGCCGTTGCCGCACGACCAGCCGTGGTTGCAGTCGCGGTAGCCTTTGTCCGGGCCGGGGACGGGAGGTGCCGCTCCCTGGATGCCGACGTACTGGTGGTTCAGCCCTCGCTCAGGATTCGACCAGGTGTTTTCTGTGTTGTCGAAGACTTCGTTGGTGCTGGAGGGGCACAGAAAGACGTCGACGCGCAGACCTTTGAGGACTTCGTTGCCGGCATAGCTGTTGGCGGCGAAGTTGCCGGCTTCGAAGTCGAGCTGGTTGTAGACCGGGGACTGGTCGACCATGGGCAGGATCATGGTCCGCCAGTTGGTGCAGTTTTTCATGTTCCAGTCGGTCATGCCCCAGCTACCCAGGGGGAAGACCGAATGCGTGTCGTGGTAGTTGTGGATCGCCAGCCCGATTTGTTTGAGGTTGTTTTTACACTGGCTGCGGCGGGCCGCTTCCCGGGCCTGCTGGACGGCCGGAAGCAGCAGCGCCATGAGGATCGCAATAATGGCGATCACAACGAGCAGTTCGATGAGTGTAAAACCGCGGTGTGGCATTCGTCGCTGATGCATGGGAAACCATCACAAAGACGGGCATTGCGGGGCACGTCCGGGGTCCTTCGCCAGAACGTCCGCATCGCAGAATGAACGCCATCGGAGCCATGGCGGGCACTTCCATCGTCCGCTCCGGATGGCAGATTCTTCGCAAAGCGAAAAAAGTGCCAAAGGGCCGCGGTACAGGGGGCGCGATCACGCTCGCTCGTTGCCGGCGTTGCCGCAAAGTGCTGGTTAATTAACGGATTGCGCGGTCTCTGCCACGTCGTGAATCGCGAGTCGGCGTCGGTCGCGTCCGGGGGGCGGGAAAGTGGAGTTGCCGAGACGGCGGGCAATCGATGACCGATTCCGGTGCGTCCGGGACCGTCGACTCGTCCCCGCGCAGGGGACTGCTTATCATGGCGAACGTTGATGGGAGTCCGGCTGATTCCCGCTGTCTCTTCCGCCCTGTGTCGAGCGAGGACCGAATGCCAGAGTCACTCAAGACGCGCATCACGCGCGGCGATCGTGTGGTCGTCTTTGCCGTCAGTCGCGTGTTTCACCCGAACATGATCCAGATGTTTGGCATCCACGGCGGTTTCGACGGGTTCTGGATCGACCACGAGCATGCCGGCCTGACGGTCGAGCAGATGGAGCTGGCGGCGATGGCGGGGCGGACCAGCGGGCTGGACAGCTTTGTGCGCGTGGCGCCGACGGATTATGCCCTGGTGACCCGGTGTCTGGAGTCGGGAGCGTCCGGCGTGATGGCGGCGCAGATCAACACCGCCGAGCAGGCCGAGGAGTTCGTCCAGTGGAGCAAATTCGCTCCGCGGGGTCGGCGTGGGCTGAATGCCGGCGGATTTGACGGCCGTTTCGGGAACGTGTCGGTCGCAGAGTTCTGCGAACGGGCCAATCGGGAGACATTCGTCGCCATTCAGATCGAGACAGCCGATGCGGTCGAGAACTGCGAAGCGATCGCCGCGATCGATGGCGTCGACCTGCTGTTCGTCGGTCCGTCGGATCTCAGCCAGGCGCTGGGGGTGACGGGCGACTTCATGCATGCAAGGTGCGTGGAAGCAATCGACCGGGTCGCGGCCGCGTGCCGCGATGCCGGCATTCATTGGGGAGCAGTGACCACCACGGCCGACCACGCCCGCATGCTGTCGGAGAAAGGCTGCACGATGCTGTCGCCGACGAATGATGTGCGGATGGTGAACGCGGGCATCAAGGCCGTCAAAGGTCAGTTCGACTTTCTGTTCGAGGGCTGAGATCTGCTGTTGCCGACGCCGGGTGTCATGGCTTCGCCGCCGGACGGAGTGGCCGTGCTGTTCCCTGATGCGTTTCAGTCCACGCCCTTCCCCTCGCTCCGCTCCAGTGCGTGCCACCGACTGTTGTTTTCGTAGGAGTCACTTATGAAGCTTGCCACACTTGCGACTACGGACGGCCCCCGCGTGGTCGCTGTCGATACCTCCGCCGCGGAGGCCCGCTACGTTGATCTCGCTGCCGTCGATGCGTCGTTGCCGACGTCCCTTCGCGGATTGCTCGCCACTGATGGGGGCGTTGATCGGGCGGCTGCCGCTGCGGAGAAAGGTCTCGCAGAGGGAACTTTCGTCGAGGGAGACCCGCAGGCACCGATTCCCGATCCGGGGAAGGTGATCTGCATCGGGCTGAACTACCGGGACCATGCCGAGGAGAGTGGCATGGCGATTCCGGATGAGCCGGTCTGCTTCAGCAAGTTCGGCAACACGATCGTCGGGCCAGGCGATGCCATTCGACTACCGGCCGTCTCGCAGCAGGTGGATTACGAAGCGGAGCTGGTAATCGTCATCGGCAAGAGGGCGTACGGCGTCTCGCAGGAGAACGCTTTCGAGTACGTTGCCGGCTATATGAACGGGCATGATGTTTCGGCCCGCGACTGGCAGATCGGCAAACCGGGCAAGCAGTGGTTGCTCGGGAAGACGCCGGACACGTTCGCTCCCATTGGTCCCTGGCTGGTGACGCGGGACGAGGTCGCCGATCCGCATGCGCTGGACATCTCGCTGCGGCTCAACGGCGAAACGATGCAGTCGGGAAACACGCGGGAGTTTATCTTCGGCGTGGATGAATTGATCGCCTACCTGACTCAGATCATGACGCTCGAGCCAGGGGACATTATCTTCACGGGGACGCCTCCGGGAGTGGGCATGGCTCGGGACCCGCAGGTGTTTCTGAAGCCGGGCGATGACGTGGAAGTGGAGATTGCCGGGCTGGGGGTGCTGGCCAATCCTGTGGTTGCGGGATGATGGCCTCGTGATGGGGGCGGTTGTCGAGCATGCAGGTTCCGCTCCCTCGTATGACCTATTGTGGCAGGTGTGCACATCGGTGTTCGTCAGGCGATGCCTGACCTACGGGGCTTCGGCGGACCCGGGCATGCAGGTTCCGCTCCCTCACGGTCGCGGCTCGTATGACCTGATATGACGGGTGGCAACGACGCTTGCACATCGGTGTTCGTCGGGCGATGCCTGGGCTACGGGGCTGGGGGCGTCGCTGCACGACGATCGCCAGCCACCCCCACGGCGGGAGTGTCGGGTGAGTCAATGAAGAAAAGCCCGGCGCGGAGCGTCGGGCTTTTTGGTTTCGCGGCAGTGGATCGGGGCACAACGGCTTCAGACCGCCGGCTGTCCCGTGAAGTAGCTCGGTTCGCTGCCGGCCTTCCACTTGATGTTGCAGCCGATGCTCGGCTTCTGTTCTTCCGGCACCGATTCGCCGGCCAGGACCTTGTCACAGGCCGCGCGGAGATCTTCGCCGGTGACCGGGATGCCGCTCTGCGGACGGCTGTCGTCGAACTGGCCGCGGTAGACCAGCTTGTGGTCCTTGTCGAACAGGAAGAAGTCGGGCGTGCAGGCGGCGCGGTACTCCTTGGCGACGTCCTGTGTTTCGTCGTACAGGTACGGGAAGTTGTAGCCGGCGTCGGCGGCTTCTTCCTTCATCTTCTCCGGCGAGTCCTGCGGGTAGTTCACGACGTCGTTGGAGCTGACGCCGACGATCGCCAGGCCCTTCTCCTGATATTCATTGCCGAACTTCGCCAGCTCTTCGCGGATGTGAATCACGAACGGGCAGTGATTGCACATGAAGACGACCAGCAGCGGCTTGCCGGCGAAATCGGACTTCGAGACGGTCGCTCCATCGACGTTGGGAAGCGAGAAATCGGGGGCGTCGCTGCCGAGCGGCAGCATGGTGGATGCGGTCTTGACCATGAGAGCACCTCCTCGTTGAGTCAGGTGTTGAGTGTTCGATCTGGTGACGTACCGGCCAGACTATGGCGTGCCGTGCCGGTCGTCAAACGGTGCGGCCGTGACTTCACGCCACCTGAACAGAAAGGAAGTTCGGGACAGCTCGGCCGGAGACGGACAGGCGTATTACGACTTCGTCTGCAGGCGGTCGCTGACTTTCTTCAGGTAGGCAGCGGACTCCTTGCGGGCTTCGTCGAGGCCGGCGGGCGTGGGGTTGGGGCCTTTGACGTAGTCGAGAACGATCTTTTCGGCGGCGATCAGTTCTTCGCAGGCATCGGGGATTTCGCTGGCGATTTCGAGCGGAATTGTGGTCACGCCGTTGCGGTCGCCGTGCAGGAGGTCGGCCGGTTCGATGCAGATTCCGCCGACGGTGACCGGGACATTCACCTGCAGGATGTGGCAGTATCCGTGAGCGCAGATGGTGCCGTTGGTGAACGCCGGGAAGCCGAGGTCTTCGACCTGGTCCAGGTCACGGCCGGCACCGGAGGTGATGATGCCCTTTGCGCCGAACGACTTGTAGATCGTGCACATCACTTCGCCGAAGGTGGCGGAGATGGTGGGCTCGTCGAGGTCCTGAAAGACGACGACGGCCGGGCCGGGGAGTTCGGGGAAGCGCTCGACCTGCTGGCTGAGGTTGGAATACGCATCGCCTCCTCGGGGAGCAGACATGCTGCGAAAGGTCGAGGTGAGCGCGAAGCCGACCATCGGGGGCATCTTCGGAAAGCAGGCCTGGATCGAGCCGTTCATGAAGCCGGTGTTGCGTGGCCGGTTGTCCCAAAGTTCGATGGCGTTGCAGACGGTCGGCGTGTCGTACTTAGCCAGCTTGTCGAGTGTCTCTGCAGAGATTGCCGGTGAGGCCGCCATCGACTGATCCTTGATCTGGTGGAGTTACGAGCGAGCGAACATCGCGACAGTCGCGAACGGCCCCGTTATACTCCATGCGTGCGGGCATCGAAAGAATCCAGTCTGCAGGGAGTCCGCCGTGATGAGCGCCTCCACGTCACTACGCCGCCCGCTCCGTTTCGAGTCGCTTGACGAGATTGTCGAGGATGTCCAGACGACGACATCCGGGTCGTACCATGTGGTCGGGCGCTGGTCGTACGGACAGATCCTGGACCACCTGGCCCGCAGCACGAAAAGCACGTTCGACGGATTCGGCTTTCAGGCTCACTGGACACTTCGCACTGTGGCGGCTCCATTCCTCAGGCATGCGTTTCTCTACCGGCCGATGCGGGCGGGATTCCGCTTGCCGGCGTCTGCAGCGGCGCTCATTCCGTCCGACGGTGTGACGGTGGAGGAGTCGCTTGCGCGGTTGATTCACGAGCTGAAGCGATTCGAGAGCGAGACGCCGACGGCACCGCATCCGTTGCTGGGCAAGCTGTCGCACGAGGAGTATGTCCTGCTCTGCCTGAGGCATTCCGAATTGCATCTGAGCTTTGTCATCCCTGAAGAGACGTGAAGCGACAGAGGTTGTGATGCAGGCGCTGCCGGTTGTTTCGGGTGGGGAAGATCCCGTCTTGTCGACACCCTGTTTCGAAGCTAGGATTGGGGCGTTGGATCAACACAGATTCGACAACCCTGCAGTGTTCGACCACGGGCTGCATATTTGTGGACCCTACAAGCAATCCGCAGGGGACGGCGACGCACCCGGCCGCGTGTATAGCCGGATGACCGTTCTGCGGTCATTCACCGGATCACACAACCCGGGACCGCTGTGCCCACCTGAAACTGCGGGTCTGCACAAACGCGGCTCGAACGGCATCTGCGGGGGTTTTTTATGCGCCCACCGCAATTGCGCACGATTCTCCATCCGAAGTCCTTTCACGCCGGAACGGCATCATGCCCGGCCTGTTTGACCAGCAGGAAGAGTCCAACCTTCAGTCCGCACGTCCCCTTGCCGCCCGTATGCGCCCGACGAACCTGGATGAGTTCATCGGGCAGTCGCATTTTCTGGGGGAAGGAAAGCTGCTGCGGCGGATGCTCAGGGCAGACCGACTCGGCTCGCTGATCTTCTACGGGCCGCCGGGTACCGGAAAAACGTCGCTGGCCGAGATCGTCGCCCGGCAGACGGAGTCGGCCTTTGTGCAGCTCAATGCTGCGTCGGCGGGTGTGAAGGAAGTTCGTGCTGTGCTCGAACAGGCACGTGATCGCCTGAAGACCGGTGGACAACGGACGGTGCTGTTTGTCGACGAGCTGCATCACTTCAACAAGACACAACAGGACGTGTTGCTGCCGGACGTTGAAGCGGGTGTCGTGAGCCTGATCGGTGCGACGACCGCCAATCCGTTCTTCTCGCTGGTCTCGGCCCTGATCAGCCGCAGTCAGGTGTTCGAGTTCCGCTCGCTGGAGAAGGAGGACGTGCTGGCGCTGCTGCGTCGCGCGACCAGCGATTCGAAGCGGGGGCTGGGGCGACTCAATGTCGAGTACGACGACGATGCGCTGGAGTTTCTGGCCGACATCTGCGACGGCGATGCGCGCCGGGCGCTTTCGGCACTGGAGATCGGTGTGCGGTCGCTGGATGCGAAGCAGGGCCGCTTTGATCTGGCGGTGGCCGAGGAGTCGATCCAGAAGAAGGCGATTCTGTACGACGCGGATGGGGATCAGCATTACGACGTGGCGAGCGCGTTCATCAAGAGCATGCGGGGGAGCGATCCGGATGCGGCCGTCTACTGGCTGGCCCGGATGCTCGAGGCGGGAGAGGACCCGCGGTTCATCGCGCGGCGAATCGTGATTCTCGCCTCGGAAGACGTCGGCAACGCAGACCCGCAGGCGCTCGTGCTGGCAGTGGCCGCAGCGGATGCAACGGAACGGATCGGCATGCCGGAGTGCAGGATTATTCTGTCGCAGGCGGTCACCTATCTGGCGACGGCTCCGAAGTCGAATGCGGCCTACAAGGCGGTTGATGCGGCTCTGGACGACGTGCGGCACCAGCGGGTCGTTCCTGTTCCGACGCACCTGCAGGACAAGCACTACGCCGGGGCCAAGCAGTTGGGGCATGGCGAAGGCTATCAGTACAGCCACAACTTCGAAGGTGGATACGTCGAGCAGGATTATCTCGGCGTGGACCGGACGTATTACGAGCCGACCGACCGCGGGTACGAGGCAAAGATCCGCGAGCGGATGGAGCGTCTGCGGGGGGAAGCTTCCGGGGCGGGGGATGAGGTTTGAGGGATCGTCGAACGTAATTCGAGGAACTGGTTCAACGGTTATCTGCATGCTCGCGAAGTACACACGAGATCGCTGTACGTTTGTTGCGGCAAGCGGCGGTTGCCTGTCAACTGTCGCTGACAGCTTCAGTTGCAGGTATAAGGGGGAGCGGGCACAACAGGCGTTGTTGAGGCGGTAGCCGGACTGTACCTTTCTGCTGGGGATACCGAGTCCAGCAGATTCCGGCGGTAGGGCTGGATGCAGATTCTGCCGACGCCGTTTCCGATTCCGGGATGTTGCCTTTGCACGGACGGCGCGCTTGACAGTTTCCATAGCCGGGCTCGACGTATGGCGGAGACAAGTCTTCCACAGGTCTTCGCGGCCGTAGTTATCGGCCTTCTTGTAGCGTGGGCGTTTGTCCGACAATCGC
This region includes:
- a CDS encoding replication-associated recombination protein A; this encodes MPGLFDQQEESNLQSARPLAARMRPTNLDEFIGQSHFLGEGKLLRRMLRADRLGSLIFYGPPGTGKTSLAEIVARQTESAFVQLNAASAGVKEVRAVLEQARDRLKTGGQRTVLFVDELHHFNKTQQDVLLPDVEAGVVSLIGATTANPFFSLVSALISRSQVFEFRSLEKEDVLALLRRATSDSKRGLGRLNVEYDDDALEFLADICDGDARRALSALEIGVRSLDAKQGRFDLAVAEESIQKKAILYDADGDQHYDVASAFIKSMRGSDPDAAVYWLARMLEAGEDPRFIARRIVILASEDVGNADPQALVLAVAAADATERIGMPECRIILSQAVTYLATAPKSNAAYKAVDAALDDVRHQRVVPVPTHLQDKHYAGAKQLGHGEGYQYSHNFEGGYVEQDYLGVDRTYYEPTDRGYEAKIRERMERLRGEASGAGDEV